A genomic stretch from Telmatocola sphagniphila includes:
- the sucD gene encoding succinate--CoA ligase subunit alpha: protein MSILVDKNTRVICQGLGKAGTFHSIQCREYGTQMVGGITPGKGGQVKEGFPLFNTVYDAVRKEGATASMVFVPPPAAADAIMEAADAGIKVIIAITEGIPVLDMARVAAFLKEKPGVRLVGPNCPGVITPGECKIGIMPGYIHKPGTIGVISRSGTLTYEAVFQLTALGLGQSTCVGIGGDPIIGTNQIDCLKLFQDDPGTEAILMIGEIGGTAEERAAEYIAKHVTKPVAAFIAGQTAPPGRRMGHAGAIISGGSGSAVDKIAALKKANIEVAPTPADLGQAVKTAMSKKK from the coding sequence ATGAGCATACTTGTCGACAAGAACACACGAGTAATCTGCCAGGGACTGGGCAAGGCCGGTACCTTCCACTCCATTCAATGCCGGGAATACGGCACTCAGATGGTGGGAGGGATTACTCCGGGCAAGGGCGGACAGGTAAAGGAAGGTTTCCCGTTATTCAATACGGTCTATGACGCCGTGCGTAAGGAAGGTGCCACGGCCAGCATGGTGTTCGTACCGCCGCCGGCCGCCGCGGATGCCATCATGGAAGCGGCGGATGCAGGGATTAAGGTCATCATTGCAATTACCGAAGGCATTCCGGTTCTGGATATGGCACGTGTGGCGGCCTTCCTCAAAGAGAAGCCAGGCGTCCGCCTCGTCGGGCCGAACTGTCCCGGTGTGATCACGCCAGGCGAGTGCAAAATCGGTATCATGCCGGGTTACATTCACAAACCGGGTACGATTGGCGTGATTAGCCGCTCGGGCACACTGACCTACGAAGCCGTGTTTCAATTGACGGCTCTCGGGTTGGGTCAGTCAACCTGTGTGGGAATCGGTGGAGACCCGATTATCGGCACCAATCAGATCGACTGTCTAAAACTGTTCCAGGATGACCCGGGAACAGAGGCTATTCTGATGATCGGTGAAATCGGTGGCACCGCCGAAGAACGGGCGGCCGAATACATCGCCAAGCATGTCACCAAGCCAGTCGCCGCGTTCATTGCGGGCCAGACCGCTCCTCCGGGTCGGCGGATGGGTCACGCGGGCGCTATTATCTCGGGGGGTTCGGGAAGCGCTGTGGATAAAATTGCCGCTCTGAAGAAGGCTAACATCGAAGTGGCTCCTACCCCGGCCGATTTGGGCCAGGCCGTGAAGACCGCGATGAGCAAGAAGAAATAG
- a CDS encoding DUF1559 domain-containing protein, with the protein MNRHLTKRNGFTLIELLVVIAIIAILIGLLLPAVQKVREAAARAQCSNNLKQIGLALHNYESANGYFPTAYKMLSTSDPAAPAGTGTFGPSVLVLILPYLEQDNLYAKIDITKAALNPVNMPANNSAYSTSVKAFLCPSTPAPTTVDYSNELSNSFNNFGITVSFPTGLIFGRADYAPDAGMQAEEPGININAGASIICQPPDGPVRITAITDGTSNTMMIVEDAGRPTWYGSKGPALVSGYSGAAGTTPQGGGGWADPLNYIATNGADPLGTGIAAGGNFMGIPAAPWSCGNGCSNDSEVFAFHTGGSNVCFGDGSVRFVKNGLTMGQMQALLSRAGGEIINFEY; encoded by the coding sequence TTGAACAGACACCTGACTAAGCGTAATGGCTTTACCCTCATTGAGTTACTGGTTGTAATCGCCATCATTGCAATTCTGATCGGCCTGCTATTACCGGCAGTCCAGAAGGTCCGGGAAGCGGCTGCCCGCGCTCAGTGCAGCAATAATCTCAAGCAAATCGGCCTGGCCCTGCACAATTACGAAAGCGCCAATGGCTACTTCCCGACTGCCTACAAGATGCTTTCCACATCTGACCCCGCCGCGCCGGCGGGAACCGGCACGTTTGGGCCATCGGTCTTAGTGCTGATCTTGCCCTACTTGGAACAGGACAATCTTTATGCGAAAATCGACATTACCAAGGCAGCGCTCAATCCAGTGAATATGCCGGCGAATAATTCCGCTTACTCGACTTCTGTAAAAGCGTTTCTCTGCCCTTCCACCCCCGCGCCTACCACCGTGGACTATTCAAACGAGTTGTCCAACAGTTTCAATAATTTCGGGATTACCGTCAGCTTTCCCACGGGGCTGATCTTCGGAAGAGCGGACTACGCGCCTGATGCGGGGATGCAGGCCGAGGAACCGGGCATCAACATCAATGCCGGAGCCTCAATCATTTGCCAGCCACCCGATGGACCGGTACGCATCACTGCGATTACCGATGGTACTTCGAACACAATGATGATCGTGGAAGACGCCGGTCGGCCCACCTGGTACGGTAGCAAAGGCCCTGCCCTGGTATCCGGTTACAGTGGCGCCGCCGGCACGACCCCTCAAGGCGGCGGCGGCTGGGCCGATCCTCTGAACTACATCGCCACCAATGGGGCCGATCCTCTCGGCACTGGCATTGCCGCTGGAGGGAATTTCATGGGAATTCCCGCCGCTCCCTGGTCCTGCGGTAATGGCTGCAGCAACGACAGCGAAGTTTTTGCCTTTCACACCGGCGGCAGCAACGTCTGTTTTGGAGATGGCTCCGTACGCTTCGTGAAAAACGGTCTAACCATGGGCCAGATGCAAGCCCTGCTCAGCCGAGCGGGCGGTGAAATTATCAATTTCGAATATTAA